TCCACGAAAGGAACGATCCATCCATGAACGATGCAACCCAGGTCACAGCGCTCAAGAGCACCAACACCGTGTGGCACGATGCCACCATCACCCGTCTGGTCCGCGAGGAGCGCAACGGGCACCGGGGGGCGATCCTCTGGTTCACCGGGCTGTCGGGGTCGGGGAAATCGACCCTCGCCCATGCCGTCGAAGAGCGGCTCTTCGCCATGGGCTGCAACACCTATGTATGCGATGGCGACAACCTCCGCCATGGGCTGTGCGGCGACCTCGGGTTCTCCCCGGAGGACCGGGTGGAAAACATCCGCCGCATCGGAGAGGTCGTCAAGCTCTTCATGGACGCGGGGGTGATCGGTCTCACGGCCTTCATCTCCCCCTACCGGGCGGACCGCGACCGGGCGCGCAACCTGGTCGTGGCAGGGGATTTCATCGAGATCTACTGCCGCTGCCCGGTCGAGGTCTGCGAATCGCGCGACGTCAAGGGCCTCTACCGCCGCGCGCGGGCCGGGGAGATCAAAGAGTTTACCGGGATATCGGCGCCCTACGAGGAGCCAGAGGCGGCGGAGATCGTCGTCGATACCGGTGTCGAGTCTCTCGACACGTCTGTCAGGAAGATCGTCGATTATCTCGTCGCCAAGGCTGCCGTCTCGGCTCCGGTCAAGTCCGTCTGCGGCTGAAGGGGCTTGGGCGAGATCCGCAACCAGGCCGCCCGGTGGCGATGGCGGCGCTCCCGTTTTTTGTTGCGCCTGCTGAAGGCGGGTGTGGCGCGGGTCGTGCTCGCGGTCTGGCTCATGGCCCCGGGCATAGGCGTCGAGGCCAACGACTTTCCGACCCTCGATCGCGTCGACCAGGTGCTGACCTGCATGCGAGGGCATGGTGGCCAGACACTCGACAACCTCTATGCGTGTTCTTGCGCCATCGATGTCGTCGCGGCGGCGCTGTCCTATGACGACTTCGTGGAAGCGACGACCTTCAAGAGCTTCAAATCGATGCCCGGGGAGCGGGGAGGACTGTTTCGCGAGTCCGCGCACGGCCGGAAGCTGGTCCAGCGTCTGGAGGAGGCCGAAGAGCGCGCGGCGCGATCCTGCTTCGTGGGCGTGGCGCGACGATCAAAGCGCTCCCCGGTTGCCCCACCGCCGGCAGTCCCACCCCCTGTAGTCAAGTAGAACAGGGTTCCGCCGTGCCGGCATCGGCCGCTCTCTTGCCGAGCGGTTGAGATCCGTGCTAATTTTCCGCAAAGACAGCCCTGCCGGTCGGCGCAGTCTCATCGGGGTGCACACGGGGCGGTCGCGACCCTGCAGTACCGGGCGCGGCGCCCCGGGTCGGCCTGCCACACTGTTTCTACCTCCCGGCATCTTCGCGATCTCGGGGTGCGGGGTCAGAACGATTGAGAGATCGAGGCTAAACCTATCGCGAGGAGGAGGTCATGAGAAGAACCCTACTGAAACCCTTGGCGTTGGCGGTGGTGGCGGCCGCGATACCGGCGTCGGCCCTGGCCAACGAAGGGCTGCTGGAGCTCCAGGAAGACGATGAATACTGGGTCATGCCGAACGGCGATTTCGCCAATACCCGGTATTCGAAGCTCGACCAGATCAACGCCGGAAACGCCCCCAAGCTGCAGGCCGCCTGGACGTTTTCGACCGGTGTCCTGAGAGGCCATGAGGGCGGTCCCCTGGTGCTGCCTGGCAGCGCCACGGGGCTCGAGCACGACACCCTGTACGTCAACGCGCCCTTTCCCAACAATACCTTCGCCATCAACCTGGACACCCTGGAGGTGGTCTGGGAGTACGTTCCGATCCAGAACCAGGACGAGACCGTGCCGGTCATGTGCTGTGATACGGTGAATCGTGGGGTGGCGTTCGGCGATGGGAAGATCTTCCTCCAACAGGCCGACACGGAGCTGGTGGCGCTAGACGCCAAGACCGGCAAGAAGGTCTGGTCGGTCAAGAACGGAAACCCCAAGAAGGGCGAGACCAACACCAATGCCCCGCACGTCATCAAGGACAAGGTGTTCACGGGCATCAGCGGCGGCGAGTTCGGGGTGCGCGGTTTCCTAGCCGCCTATAACATCAAGGACGGCAAGCTCGCGTGGAAGGCCTACAGCGTCGGTCCCGACGCCGAGATGCTGATCGACCCGCAAAAGACCACCGAGCTCGGCAAGCCGGTCGGCAAGGACTCGAGCCTCAAGACCTGGCAGGGCGAGCAATGGAAGATCGGCGGCGGTACGACCTGGGGTTGGTTTTCCTATGATCCCGATCTGAACCTCGTGTACTACGGGTCGGGGAACCCGAGCACCTGGAACCCGGTCGTGCGTCCCGGCGACAACAAGTGGTCG
This Pseudomonadota bacterium DNA region includes the following protein-coding sequences:
- the cysC gene encoding adenylyl-sulfate kinase, which gives rise to MNDATQVTALKSTNTVWHDATITRLVREERNGHRGAILWFTGLSGSGKSTLAHAVEERLFAMGCNTYVCDGDNLRHGLCGDLGFSPEDRVENIRRIGEVVKLFMDAGVIGLTAFISPYRADRDRARNLVVAGDFIEIYCRCPVEVCESRDVKGLYRRARAGEIKEFTGISAPYEEPEAAEIVVDTGVESLDTSVRKIVDYLVAKAAVSAPVKSVCG